The following proteins are co-located in the Phyllostomus discolor isolate MPI-MPIP mPhyDis1 chromosome 1, mPhyDis1.pri.v3, whole genome shotgun sequence genome:
- the SOCS4 gene encoding LOW QUALITY PROTEIN: suppressor of cytokine signaling 4 (The sequence of the model RefSeq protein was modified relative to this genomic sequence to represent the inferred CDS: inserted 1 base in 1 codon), whose amino-acid sequence MAENSESNSKNLDVRPKTSRSRSADRKDGYVWSGKKLSWSKKSESCSDAETVNAIEKTEVPLRSQERKHSCSSIELDLDHSCGHRFLGRSLKQKLQDAVGQCFPIKNCSGRHSSGLPSKRKIHISELMLDKCPFPPRSDLAFRWHFIKRHTAPINPKSDELVSTDLSQSEMRDGQLQQRRDMEEEVNCFSHPSVQPCVITTNSASCRSGPMTGSVMNLVSNNSIEDSDMDSDDEIITLCTSSRKRNKPKWEMDEEILQLETTPKYHTQIDYVHCLVPDLLRINNNPCYWGVMDKYAAEALLEGKPEGTFXLRDSAQEDYLFSVSFRRYSRSLHARIEQWNHNFSFDAHDPCVFHSPNITGLLEHYKDPSACMFFEPLLSTPLIRTFPFSLQHICRTVICNCTTYDGIDALPIPSSMKLYLKEYHYKSKVRVLRIDAPEQQC is encoded by the exons aTGGCAGAAAATAGTGAAAGTAATAGTAAAAATTTAGATGTCAGACCCAAAACTAGTCGGAGTAGAAGTGCTGACAGAAAGGACGGCTATGTGTGGAGTGGAAAGAAGTTATCTTGGTCAAAAAAGAGTGAAAGTTGTTCAGATGCTGAAACAGTAAATGCTATAGAAAAAACTGAAGTTCCTTTGCGCAGCCAAGAAAGAAAGCACAGCTGTTCATCCATCGAGTTGGATTTAGATCATTCCTGTGGCCATAGATTTTTAGGCCGATCTCTTAAACAGAAACTGCAAGATGCTGTGGGGCAGTGTTTCCCAATAAAGAATTGCAGTGGTCGCCACTCTTCAGGGCTTccatctaaaagaaaaattcatattAGTGAACTCATGTTAGATAAGTGTCCTTTCCCACCTCGATCAGATTTAGCCTTTAGATGGCATTTTATTAAACGGCACACTGCTCCCATCAATCCCAAATCAGATGAATTGGTAAGCACAGACTTGTCTCAGAGTGAAATGAGAGATGGTCAGCTACAACAAAGAAGAGACATGGAAGAAGAGGTGAACTGTTTTTCACATCCCAGTGTTCAGCCCTGTGTCATAACCACCAACAGTGCTTCATGTAGGAGTGGTCCTATGACTGGCTCTGTGATGAACCTAGTTTCAAATAACAGTATAGAAGATAGTGATATGGATTCAGATGATGAAATTATAACACTTTGTACAAGttccaggaaaagaaacaaacccaaatgGGAGATGGATGAAGAAATCCTGCAGTTGGAAACAACTCCTAAGTACCACACCCAGATTGATTATGTCCACTGTCTTGTACCAGACCTTCTTCGGATCAATAACAATCCATGTTACTGGGGAGTTATGGATAAATATGCTGCGGAAGCTCTACTAGAAGGAAAACCAGAGGGTACTT TACTTCGTGACTCAGCACAGGAAgactatttattttctgttagcTTTAGACGTTATAGTCGTTCTCTTCATGCTAGAATTGAACAATGGAATCACAACTTTAGTTTTGATGCACATGATCCTTGTGTCTTCCATTCTCCTAACATTACTGGGCTCCTAGAACATTATAAGGACCCAAGTGCCTGTATGTTCTTTGAACCACTTTTATCCACTCCTTTAATTCGgactttccccttttccctgcaGCATATATGCAGAACAGTTATTTGTAACTGTACAACTTATGATGGGATTGATGCCCTTCCAATTCCTTCTTCTATGAAATTATATCTGAAGGAATATCACTATAAATCAAAAGTTAGAGTACTCAGGATTGATGCACCAGAACAACAGTGTTAG